One Capricornis sumatraensis isolate serow.1 chromosome 8, serow.2, whole genome shotgun sequence genomic region harbors:
- the LOC138084763 gene encoding asialoglycoprotein receptor 1-like isoform X2, whose product MTKEYQDLQHLDNEENDHQHRKNSKLQEELSALRETFSNLTVSTEAKVKALSVQGGNVGRKVKSLESQLEKQQQELNADHSSLLLHVKQFVSDLRSLSCQMAVLQGNGSENACCPVNWIDYEGSCYWFSRSGKSWPEAEKYCELENAHLVVVGSWEEQKFIQHHMGPVSTWIGLTDQNGPWKWVDGTDYEMSFKNWAPEQPDDWYGHGLGGGEDCAHFTAEGRWNDDICLRSYRWVCEARRDRGNDS is encoded by the exons ATGACAAAGGAGTATCAAGATCTTCAGCATCTGGACAATGAGGAGAATGACCATCAGCACAGAAAAA ACTCCAAACTGCAGGAGGAGCTCAGCGCCCTGAGAGAGACCTTCAGCAACCTCACAGTGAGCACAGAGGCCAAGGTCAAGGCCCTGAGCGTTCAGG GAGGAAATGTGGGCAGAAAGGTGAAGTCCCTGGAGTCCCAGCTGGAGAAACAGCAGCAGGAACTGAATGCAG ATCACTCCAGCTTGCTGCTCCACGTGAAGCAGTTTGTGTCTGACCTGCGAAGCCTGAGCTGTCAGATGGCTGTCCTCCAGGGCaatg GCTCTGAAAATGCCTGCTGCCCAGTGAACTGGATCGATTATGAAGGCAGCTGTTACTGGTTCTCTCGCTCGGGGAAGTCCTGGCCGGAGGCTGAGAAGTACTGCGAGTTGGAGAACGCCCACCTGGTGGTGGTGGGCTCCTGGGAAGAGCAG aaATTTATACAGCACCACATGGGCCCTGTAAGTACCTGGATAGGCCTCACGGATCAAAATGGGCCCTGGAAATGGGTAGACGGGACGGACTACGAGATGAGCTTCAA GAACTGGGCACCAGAGCAGCCAGACGACTGGTATGGGCATGGGCTCGGAGGGGGTGAAGACTGTGCCCACTTCACGGCGGAGGGCCGCTGGAATGATGACATCTGCCTGAGGTCCTACCGCTGGGTTTGTGAGGCCCGTCGGGACAGAGGCAATGACAGCTAA
- the LOC138084763 gene encoding asialoglycoprotein receptor 1-like isoform X1, protein MTKEYQDLQHLDNEENDHQHRKRPPPPPHSFSRRLCTGPSLLLVSMGLSLLLLVVLCVIGSQNSKLQEELSALRETFSNLTVSTEAKVKALSVQGGNVGRKVKSLESQLEKQQQELNADHSSLLLHVKQFVSDLRSLSCQMAVLQGNGSENACCPVNWIDYEGSCYWFSRSGKSWPEAEKYCELENAHLVVVGSWEEQKFIQHHMGPVSTWIGLTDQNGPWKWVDGTDYEMSFKNWAPEQPDDWYGHGLGGGEDCAHFTAEGRWNDDICLRSYRWVCEARRDRGNDS, encoded by the exons ATGACAAAGGAGTATCAAGATCTTCAGCATCTGGACAATGAGGAGAATGACCATCAGCACAGAAAAA ggccgccgcctcctcctcatTCATTCAGTCGGCGTCTCTGCACCGGACCCAGCCTCCTCCTGGTCTCCATGGGCCTTAGCCTCCTGCTGCTAGTCGTTCTCTGTGTGATCGGATCCCAGA ACTCCAAACTGCAGGAGGAGCTCAGCGCCCTGAGAGAGACCTTCAGCAACCTCACAGTGAGCACAGAGGCCAAGGTCAAGGCCCTGAGCGTTCAGG GAGGAAATGTGGGCAGAAAGGTGAAGTCCCTGGAGTCCCAGCTGGAGAAACAGCAGCAGGAACTGAATGCAG ATCACTCCAGCTTGCTGCTCCACGTGAAGCAGTTTGTGTCTGACCTGCGAAGCCTGAGCTGTCAGATGGCTGTCCTCCAGGGCaatg GCTCTGAAAATGCCTGCTGCCCAGTGAACTGGATCGATTATGAAGGCAGCTGTTACTGGTTCTCTCGCTCGGGGAAGTCCTGGCCGGAGGCTGAGAAGTACTGCGAGTTGGAGAACGCCCACCTGGTGGTGGTGGGCTCCTGGGAAGAGCAG aaATTTATACAGCACCACATGGGCCCTGTAAGTACCTGGATAGGCCTCACGGATCAAAATGGGCCCTGGAAATGGGTAGACGGGACGGACTACGAGATGAGCTTCAA GAACTGGGCACCAGAGCAGCCAGACGACTGGTATGGGCATGGGCTCGGAGGGGGTGAAGACTGTGCCCACTTCACGGCGGAGGGCCGCTGGAATGATGACATCTGCCTGAGGTCCTACCGCTGGGTTTGTGAGGCCCGTCGGGACAGAGGCAATGACAGCTAA